TCATCAGCAGTTCTCCGTAATAACCATTACGAAGATCCGATCATCACCGCGAGCAGAAGTTCCGGAAGTTTTTCAACAAAATCGGCCAGGAGCGGACCATCAGAATATCCGAATAGCGGGCGGTCAAAGAAGCCGAGCTGATCAACAGAGAGCCTTCTGCAGTAGACGACCGGGAGTGGGTGGCTTATTCAGTAGGAATTGCAAGGCCCTGAAAAATGCGAGTGAAACCTTTAATGGCTTAGAATGTATACACGGGTGGCATGACCGCGCCAATCGAGCGCATTACCCCAAGCTCTGTGACACAAGGTTTTCTCCCGGACTCTCCAAATGTCGTCCATCGTTTCGGCCGGGCGCATTTTGCTCGGAATGGGGTTGACGGGTTGGAAGGCCATTCAGGGATCGCCTGAGGGCCGCCGTCCTAACAGTCTGGGGGCTTCGCGGTAGCCCGGCGACAGGAGTAGGATAACAGTTTGAGTTACTTGGTGGGCGATGCTGGGATTGAACCAGCGACCTCCGCTGTGTGAAAGCAGCGCTCTCCCACTGAGCTAATCGCCCGTCGCAGGAATTCTAAGGACATTAAACCGCAGGGTCAATCAATCTCAAGGCGATGGGAGCGGTGGACTGAGCGGCGAATAAATTGGAACACAACGCAGGCGGCATGATGGAGAAATTTCAAGTACGCACGCGTTTCGCACCGAGTCCGACCGGTTACTTGCATATCGGCGGTGCGAGGACGGCGCTCTTCTCTTGGCTCTATGCGAGAAGACATGGCGGCGTATTTATTTTGAGGATCGAGGACACCGATCTCGAACGATCGACGCCGGCGGCGGTCGATGCGATCCTGGAGGGCATGGCGTGGCTCGGTCTCGACCATGACGAAGGCCCATATTTTCAAACACGGCGCTTCGATCGTTATCGAGAGATCATCGATCGGTTGCTGCGAGAGGGACAGGCTTACCATTGTTATTGCTCGAAAGAGCGGCTCGAGGCACTGCGGGCCGAGCAGATGGGGCGCAAAGAAAAGCCACGTTACGACGGCTACTGCCGTAACGCGGCGAGGACGGGCAGCCGGCCCGTGGTGCGGTTCAAGAATTCGACCGATGGCGAAGTAGCCGTGCACGATTTGATTCGAGGCCAGGTCGTGTTCCACAACCGCGAGCTCGATGATCTCATCATTGCGCGGGCGGACGGCACACCGACGTACAATCTCGCGGTGGTTGTCGATGACATGGATATGGCGATCAGCCATGTCATTCGAGGCGATGATCACCTGAACAATACGCCCCGGCAGATCAACATCCTGCGGGCCTTGGGTGCACCCATCCCGGCCTATGCGCATGTGCCGATGATCCTCGGAGGCGACGGCCAGCGGCTGTCGAAACGGCATGGCGCGGTCAGTGTGCTTCAGTTCCGGGAGGACGGTTATCTCCCCGAGGCGTTGCTGAATTACTTACTTCGGTTGGGCTGGTCGCACGGGGATCAAGAGATCTTTTCGATGCAGGAAATGATCGATAAATTCGGGACCGGAGCGATCAACAAAGCAGCAGCAACCTTCGACTCGGCAAAGTTACAGTGGTTGAACCAGCATTATTTAAAAAACATCCCTACGCCCGAATTACTGGCGCGTCTCGGTTGGCATTTAGACCGTCTCGGGATCGCGGCGAGCGATCCCCCGGCGTTGGCGGATGTTGTTCAGCCGCTACGTGAACGCTCTAAGACCTTGGTGGAGATGGCGGACAGCGCTGGCGTTTTTTATAGGGATTCTTCCGCCTATGACGAGCCGGCCGCGGCGAGGTACCTCATCCCGCTGATGGCCGATCCACTGCTGATGTTATGGCAACGATTTTCAGACTTACCGCAGT
Above is a genomic segment from Pseudomonadota bacterium containing:
- the gltX gene encoding glutamate--tRNA ligase, giving the protein MEKFQVRTRFAPSPTGYLHIGGARTALFSWLYARRHGGVFILRIEDTDLERSTPAAVDAILEGMAWLGLDHDEGPYFQTRRFDRYREIIDRLLREGQAYHCYCSKERLEALRAEQMGRKEKPRYDGYCRNAARTGSRPVVRFKNSTDGEVAVHDLIRGQVVFHNRELDDLIIARADGTPTYNLAVVVDDMDMAISHVIRGDDHLNNTPRQINILRALGAPIPAYAHVPMILGGDGQRLSKRHGAVSVLQFREDGYLPEALLNYLLRLGWSHGDQEIFSMQEMIDKFGTGAINKAAATFDSAKLQWLNQHYLKNIPTPELLARLGWHLDRLGIAASDPPALADVVQPLRERSKTLVEMADSAGVFYRDSSAYDEPAAARYLIPLMADPLLMLWQRFSDLPQWTQEAVHEAITHVAATFELNLGQLAQPLRVALTGRSVSPPIDTTAWLMGRERSLQRIAKAIAYVQSQGVIDTGAGLS